TTCGTTTTTATATATTATTTTTTGAGAAGCTTTGGTGTTAGATTTATGTCTTCAGCTGCAACTGAAACATATCCCATACTACCCAGAATATCTTCTCCATAGTAAAAGCTGAACGCGTCGTATGGACTCCTGTCGTTCAGCTTTTTGCGTTTATAAGAGTTTACATGGTTCATAATCAATAGAATGTCATCCTGTGTTAAGTCATTAAAAGATTTCCCTTTTGGCAATATTCTTCTTATTAAAGAGTGATTAACTTCTATTGAACCT
The sequence above is a segment of the Desulfuribacillus alkaliarsenatis genome. Coding sequences within it:
- a CDS encoding IS30 family transposase; amino-acid sequence: SDMYETLGKSTYKKLFPVILTDNGSEFSNPKAIEYSAAGTHRSHLFYCDPSAPYQKGSIEVNHSLIRRILPKGKSFNDLTQDDILLIMNHVNSYKRKKLNDRSPYDAFSFYYGEDILGSMGYVSVAAEDINLTPKLLKK